A stretch of Alkalispirochaeta americana DNA encodes these proteins:
- a CDS encoding 1,3-beta-galactosyl-N-acetylhexosamine phosphorylase N-terminal domain-containing protein, whose product MSEKKHTQGHVPLPVEAGQEATVKSLHEYWQADALWDSDGTEMPESLVETGCDIYSTICLVRADQDFADSHPEYLHRKYLMSFPVNALDSVVEIVLLSGYSREKYQLDEDSPASIWWEVRDRTTNTIVDMSDWDVDFTSGSVRIRNTQAYHEYTISFLVRQIWDTDDVHGVYDPLESSDALSFFTAGEQLVYNDISVRSDAPVLVLICGTTRQLSVSDPEQNRSVVTLDIAWGQETSRISVPLPSGAERGESIMMQW is encoded by the coding sequence ATGTCAGAAAAAAAACATACACAGGGTCATGTGCCCCTTCCGGTTGAAGCTGGTCAGGAAGCAACTGTCAAGAGCTTGCATGAGTACTGGCAGGCAGATGCATTGTGGGATTCTGATGGAACAGAAATGCCGGAGTCCCTGGTTGAAACAGGCTGCGATATTTACTCAACAATCTGTCTGGTGCGGGCGGATCAGGATTTTGCTGACAGTCATCCTGAATACCTGCATCGAAAATACCTGATGAGTTTTCCGGTAAATGCACTGGATTCTGTGGTGGAAATAGTCCTGCTGAGTGGATATAGCCGTGAAAAGTATCAGCTGGACGAAGACAGTCCCGCATCAATCTGGTGGGAAGTCCGTGACAGAACCACTAATACCATAGTGGACATGTCAGACTGGGATGTTGATTTCACATCCGGCAGTGTCCGCATCAGGAATACACAGGCATATCATGAGTATACCATCAGCTTTCTGGTTCGGCAGATATGGGATACTGATGATGTTCATGGTGTATATGATCCTCTGGAAAGCAGTGACGCACTCAGTTTTTTCACTGCAGGTGAACAGCTAGTTTATAATGATATATCCGTCAGGTCAGATGCACCTGTGTTGGTGTTGATTTGTGGTACTACACGGCAGCTGAGCGTAAGTGATCCTGAACAGAATCGCTCTGTGGTTACACTGGATATTGCATGGGGACAGGAAACAAGCAGAATTTCGGTTCCTCTTCCTTCTGGTGCTGAGCGTGGTGAATCCATAATGATGCAGTGGTGA